The Paludibacter jiangxiensis DNA window CGTTTAGTCAGTGGAGCTATTTCAATTGTGTTTGCGTCTACCAGTTTGTATTTCAGGTTGACGGGTTTCCCCAGACTGTCCATCGCCGTTATAGTGAACTTGGTCGAATTTAACCGGTGCGTCAGCTTTAAAGGCTTGTCTTTTTCGATGGTTATGTTTTGCCTGAAAGATCGGGGCCGAAATTGTTGCGCCCTGTTATTGGAGCTGAACTTCTTGTTGATATCGCTCAGAAACTTAATCTTGTTGTAAAGCATCTCAAAATTAAACTGAGCGTCAGACTGTGTTTGTGCTGTACTGCTGATCGTGTTTCCGACATTCAGCTTGGATGCCGTTGTTACACCGGTTTGCCAGTCATAGTTTGCCGTGTACTGAATTCGCGCAGTTGTGAAGTCCAGATAGGGCAATTTGTTGATTGGGAGCGTGTAGTTTGCCGTGAACATCTGTTGGTATAACAACGGACGTCCAAGGTTCGCAAGGCTATGTTTGATCGAGTCTTTCCAAACTTTGTATTCGTCGGGGAAGAGGTTCTTGTCAACCGGAACATATGGCTCGTCGATGCGCGAATTTGTGCTGGATGAGAATGTAAATGACAAACCTCTTGTCAGGTCGAGTTTTACGTCAAACCTCCTGTCCCAAAGGAAATCACGGCTAAACGTCAACAAATCTCTCTTGTCTTGTACTCCTCCGGCATTGATTACGTCATAGTCCCGTGTCTGAGTTTGAGAATAGGTACGGGTAATGCTGGTGTTGTACGCAATCTGGCTCGGAATGAGATTGATATTAAATTCGCTGATTAGCTTTAATAGAGGCGACCTCAGGGCTTTCACATTTTTGAATGGTTCCCACGGTTTTGGCATCGTGTTGTATATATAGCTGAATGCCCCTCGGTAATCGTTCGAATAACTGTAAATCACATCAGGACTTTTATCGCTGGAATGATTGTAAGCGTATGAAAATGAGAAGTTGGCCGGGTCGTACAACTGAGGCGTTTTACTTCTTATGTCAACTCTGGCATTCGTGATGTTAAAGCTCGTTGTGGTATGCCGGGTTTGGGCAAATGATAAGATAGAGTCACGCTGAGCCTTCGAAATCGCTGATTTCAAAGCGTCAGACAACAAAATGTCGCCATCCAGCGGATTGTATTTCGGTCGTATAATTTCGTTTGACGTAGAGAAGAATACCGGAATATTCACCTTCGCTTTTTCCGGGAAGAACTTGCCCAGTTGAACGGTGGTGGATATATTGTATTGATACTCATTGTCCAGACTTCGGCCAAGAATATTTTGTTCTATACTTCCAAATCCGGCTGTGACGAACTTCCCTGACGCGTTGATCATTCCCAGATCAGAGAGGGCAACTGATGCGTTTGCCGTTCCGGCCCAGCCTCCACCTTCTTCAAAATCGTTGAGGCTAAATTCATCAAACCAGACTTCTCCGTTCTTTACGGCACGACTGTTATTCCTGATACCAATCATCACAGACTGAACATCTGCAAGGCTCGGATTTCCAAGAACCGTTACTTTGTTCTTCGGATTGGAGGGATCGTAATACGAATAAGGGGTTGTTAATGTTATACCAGCATTGGTCCCCCTTTCGGCATTTCTTTGTTTTTTCAGGTTGGTCAATACCTTCAGCGCAATGTCAAACTCATTGTCGGAAGGCCAAACCGTAGCGCGATCTTTATCGCTGCTTTGCTGATAATGCCCTGCATCCGTAAGTTTCAGCGGAATTTCATATTCGTAATAGTTGTTCGTGAAGTCAGATCCCAACCTGATAAACGCTGTCAGTTCGTAATCTTTCAGGTTAGAGTTGTCGTCCGACACCTTTTGAGCGTGGGCAAACATATGAATGCGCTTGTACTGACGCATATCAAAATTGGTGTTTTTGTAGATGGCGCGTGCATCATTTGTTGCCAGATTGTTAACTTTCAGGGTGACTGATTGCTCATTTTCCTGACGAATCTGTGGCTGGCTTGGGTCAACTTGTCGGGTCACACCCGGAGGTAATACGTAGTTTACAGGCACGCGATTAGCATCTTCTTCTATGTTTACGGCTCCCACGTCAAGATCTCCTGAGACAGCAGGAGTACTGCCCGAAGTGTATAGTTTTTGAGTATAGGTTCTCCAGTCGCCTTTTACCAGATTCAATGTTCCAAAGCGCAGGAAGGTCGAATCTTCGAAATTCTTCAGGAACATCCTCATGAAGCGGATGGACTTGAAGTCGCTGATGGAGCCTATTTTTTTCTGATAGTCACGGATAGGAATTTTGAAATGGAACCAGCTTACTTTGGTCTGTTTTCCATTTTTCAGCGTTACAGTTGGCGTTATTTTATCCACAAGATAATTGCTGCCTACCTGTAAGTCTCCACGACGGAGAGATACTTTATACTGATAGTAATTTTCATACTGATTCAACGTATTGTCCTGGTTCAAATCCTCTACGTCGGGTAATGAAGTAGCCGCCGAAGAGTAGTTGGTGGTTGTGCCGTCATCTGTTGAGTTTCCTTCCGTGCCGTTATAATGCTTGTATCGGTTTAATACCGTGGTTTGACTGGCATTGTATGCCGGATTTCGATAACTTCGATAGTTATCTCCTGCGGGGTCGTTTATCGGGGAGAATGGATCGTTTTGCCACTGGCGTAACGTTGCAGCCGAAACAACGGTTTTCAACTGGTCAACGTAATTTTTGTATGTAGGGAACGAAAACTCACTCGTTGTCGTCAAACCATCAAGTCCCACATCCTGATACTGACGGGCGCTAGAACTGTTGTCAAATGCCAGAACCGTCGATTGCAAAGTAGGAACGCGCCCCCAAACGGTTCTTGTAGTATTGGTGGTGTCTCCAAGAGCAGAAAGACCGTTCTCAAAGAATTTTTTGCCGTCTTTAAGTATGTCTTCCGAAAGATCTCCAAGGTTGAAATAAAGGTCACCGCCCGTACTTTTACTCAGCGTGTCGTTTACGAATGGATCCATCATCCAGAAGTCTATATATTCGATGTTGGATGATTCAAAATCAGTCGTTTCCAACTTTCGCATTATCCCGCCCCACCGGCTTTTGGGGTCTTTCAGTTTACCGTTGGCGTCAATACCTTTGCTGTAACTGGTTGGCATTACGTCAACGTTGTAAGGCCCGCGTTCGGTAGGGTAGTACGATATGTTCAGTACCGGCAAATAAGACGTTGTTCCATACAATGATTCTCTGTTGGGGAAAATTTCCTGTTCAAGAACCTGTCGGGTTAAGTTGTTGGATTGTAAATCTTTGTTGTTTCTGATATAGTCAGGTGTCAATGAGGAATTTCCTGAAAATACGGTTTGGTCAACCACAAACCAACTCATCATCGCTCTGTTTTTGCCGTAGTTTACATTGTTGTTTAGAGTCGCTTCCGGAAATAACGCAGAAGAAGACAAATCAAGAGGTGTGCTGGCAAGGAACCAGTTATAGGGATAAGCCAGTTCTATGTCTGTTTTGGTGCCTTCAAAGTCGTCTATAAACACCTCTCCTTTTTTGGAAACTGAATTGGGATGTCCGGCAATAAGTTGTGCAAATTCAGCATTTACACTCAGGTATGACGGTTTTGTCAGGTTGAGCAATGGGATTTTATTCAGCAGGTTTGTCAGCCATAAAGACTCTGTTCTGTACGAAGTGTTCAGACCCCAAATTGTATTTGAAATAGGGTCGCTTCCGTAAGCCACTTTCTGAGTAAGTGGCAACTCGGACAGGTGCATAATAGTTCCTCCGATGGAGAAATCTTTGCTGAAAGCGTATTCCAGATGCGTTCCGATAAGGGTTTTGCGTTGCAGGTCAAACATCGATTGATTTTCCAGCTTCACATTGACATTGGTACCGGATGCAAGGATGCTCTGGTTGATAATGTCTACCGTTCCCATCATATAGTCAACAGTGTAATCCTGATTTTCAACCAGTGTTTTGCCTCCGGCGGTCACCACTACCGATCCTCTCGGGATGTTCATGGCATTCAGCTGTATTTGAGAACCGGAAGTGCCCTTGTATTCTCCTACCAGCCTGAATTTGTTCTTGGAACTGTATTGTTGAGCCGTTGTAAGGGTAGAGTCGTATAGCTCCTGATAAACATATTTTTTGGCAATCACAGGGTTCCCTATTTTGGTTGCAAGATAACTGCCGAAGGGCTCTACTACAGGGAAAATAATTCTCCCGCCATCCGAAACTGCAGTGTATCCTTCCACATAATCGAAGTTGCCATCCGGATGCGCTTCGTTCTTCGAATCGAGGTTGTCTAAGTTTAATACTCGTGTCAGTTGTTGACCCTTTATGATGCCTTCGTTGATGTAAGAAACATTGATGCCGGTGGAATCGCTCTCATACATCACGTTCAGTTTGAACTTCTCTTTTTGCATTTGAGATGCGCCTACGTTGTAAACGTTTTTCATCATCAACTTCCAGAGAGGAACAGCCGGTGACAGGTTGGTGTTTTTAATCAATTTCACCATGAGCGCTTTAGGTGCTTCAATCGGGTCGGAAGAGAATTCACCAACCTGATATGTTTTGCCTCCTGCCGTATATTCATAAGCAACAGCCAGAACTTCATCTGCATTAAGGGCATTGCGCAAAGAGACGTATCCAAGGCTCTTGTTAATGGTATATTCTGATGCGTCCAGCTTGCGGGCACTTTCAATTTTTTCGTAATCGCGGCTTCCCACAATTCCCATTGATCCGTAAGTAGCATCTAAAATAGTGTTGGAGTTTTGGATGTCGCGGATCCCGGAAAGTGCGGTTACTTCTCCGTACAGAGTGTTCGTTGAGTTTGACGGATATTTAGTGCCGGAGGTTGTCCAGTGCGGGTTCGAAAGGTTTGTCGTTTCTCCCAGATCGGAGAAAGCAACAATGTTTCTGGCCTGAGTAAAGTCGCTTCGCTTGTTTGTTACCCAAACTTCTATCCTGTTGATGGTTATCCCTGATGTGACATATGGCAGATTGTTCATCCATTTGTCGAAGTTGTTGCGAAAGTACTGGGACAGGAAGAAATGCCTGTTGGCATCGTATTTGTCGGCAGCAATATTGAATTTTGTTGTTTGTACGCCACCCTTCGAACTTACCGTTTTGGTTTGCGACTGTTGCTGAGAAGCTACGGCGACCACATTTAATTTGCCGAATTGTAATTCCGTTTTAATCCCGAACAGGGCAGAACTTCCGGTAATAAGGGAACTGTTGAGAGGAAGGCTTACATTTCCGGCTTCAATTTTTTTTACAATTTCGTCTTCTTTGCCCGTGTACCCTAACTTGATCATTTTCTGATCGAAATCGAAAGATGATTCTGTATTGTAATTGAGGTTAAGATTGACTTTATCACCGACTTTCCCGTTTACATTCAGCTGTATTTTTTCATTGAAATCGAAAGAGGGAGACGGCCTGCGCATTCTGTACGGATAAATCGGATTGTCAATCGTGTGGGCGCGAACACCGAATCCAAGTTCTGCCGATCCCTGCATTTTTACCTGAACGCCGCCGGGGCCAAACAGTTTGTCGGCCGGACCAAGACTGAATTTCATGTCGGTAAGCGCAAACTTGGAGTCCTCGGTTTTTTGTACTGAATCATTGCGTTGTCTCCAGTACGATTGCATGGATGTTCGTAAGGTATAGTCCTGATATTCCTGAGGCGTCATGGAGATAGGAGTGGCAATGTCCATTGAGCCGACTTTGGTGTATACCAGGTATAAACCTGTTACCGGATCATATACAACAGTTGATTTGACGTTGTCCGGGTCTTTCAGGTCCATCGGACGCCGATTGTCCATGTCTGCTACGCCGATTGCAGATGTCGGTTTCACAGGAAATAATAAAGAAGAATCTTTCCCGTTTTCGTTGTTATGATCACGGGAAACAGAAGACTCTGTTTTTTGTCCTGATTGTTGCAATCCGGCCACCGGAAGCGCAGAAATGGCAATAAAACAAAGTGTAAATATGAAGAGTAATATTTTTTTGATCACAGTCAGGATTCTGTTAAGTGAATCTTAAGATGATAGACTATAGCAATTTAAGCGCTTGCTTTATGGCTTGTTCAATTGTCAATGACGGTGAACCGGCAAAGATCTTCTCTAATGCTTTACTGATAGGTGCCTGTTGAAAACCCAGCATCATCAAAGCCTGAGCAGCCTCTTGTTTTACAGAAGAATACGATTCGGTTCCGGTTGTTTTAGCCTCACCGGCTATCCGGCCAATTTTATCTTTCAGGTCAATGATTACCCGTTGCGCTGTTTTCAGGCCGATGCCTTTAATGCTTTTAATCGCTGTTACATTGTCCTGAGCAATATGCTGCTGAAGTTCAGCGATTGATAGTGAGGATAATATCATTCTTGCAGTATTGGCTCCAATGCCCGATACCGAAATCAATAATAAGAACATTTCGCGCTCTTCTTTGGTGAAAAAGCCAAAAAGTAAGTGAGCATCTTCTCTGATAGCTTCGTAAACGTAGATTTGAGCGCTATCCTTATTTTCAAGGGATGAATAGGTCGTCAGGGAAATATGTGTCAGGTAACCGATACCTCCGGTTTCGACTGTGGCCGAAGTGGGGGTTAGTTCTGTTATTTTCCCCTTAATATAATCAATCATTGAATTTGGTTCTGAAATTTAAGATGTTGTCTCTTTACAACTTGTTAGTTGTAAACGTAAAAAAAATATTTGTAGTACGTAATGTCTACAAAAATAATGGTTTTTTATGATATTCGATCTTAAATAATTGCTTTTTTGTTAAACGGAAAAAACAAATTTAATCCTGATAACTTCTCAGAGGAATGAAACCGGAACCGAATGACGATTCCTGAAAGTATCAGCTTTTTTGCTTTAAGGTTATTAGCTCCGGAATGAAAAGGAACGGAATTGAGAATGAGCTGCGTATGTTGATTTAGTGCGAGAGTCTTGTTACAGCCATTTTTTCCATCTGAAATAGAACAAAATAACGACTACTGTTATGACCATCAGAAAAATACATCCCCAAAAACCATATGTCATTTGAGATCCGGGCAGGTGGGCGAAGTTCATGCCGTAGATACTTGCAATTAAAGTTGGAGGCATGAAGATTACCGTCAGGATGGTAAATATTTTAATGATCTGATTCTGTTGGGTATTGACAAGCCCCATAAAGGTATCCTGCAGGAAATCAAGACGATCAAAATTGAATCGTGTGTATTCAAACAAAGAATTTATGTCTTTGATGATAATGGTTAATTTTGGTTTTAGGTCGGCAGGAAAGATGTTGCTTTTCAGCATGTTGGATACCACTCTTTGTTTATCAATAATGGCCTCACGAATCGACATCGTTTTTTCCTGAAGGTTCTTGATGGCAATCAAAACATCTTCTTCTGCATCCGAGTCTGATTTTAGAGTGTTACTTAAAGCGGTGATTTCCTGAGTGGTGTCCTCTATCATGTCCGCGTCTATTTCAACCCGGGTTTCAAGAATAGCCGCAATAACCTGGTATCCGTTGGTGTAGCTTTTACTATTTGCGAAGAGTTTTTTTACCGTCTCATTGAACGACTTCAGATTAGCACTTCGGACTGATACCAGAATGTTGTTTTTGAGGATAAACGATACTGCCTCCTGCGTGTAGTTGTCCAGCAGGAATTTAGAGTTGGCGACAATAGTGTCGGCGGTCTCGATGTATCGTGAGCTTATCTCGATTTCTTCAATTTCTTCTTCTTCCTGAATATAAATTTTCAGGAAGTCTTCCAGTTGATCTTCAACCTCTTCGGCTACATCATTGAGGTCAATCCAGATGAAATTTGAAAGAGGAATTGTTTTTAGAGTATCAATGTCTTTCGACATTTTGAGTCTTCCGTTTTCATGGTAAAATAATCGAAGTTCTGACATGATAATAAACGGTTGAAGGTGATTTTTTATAGTATTCTGACTCCCGGAATTGTCTTATTGCTTGGTTGATGCAACCCAGTTGGTGAGTTCAACAAAGGACGCTACGTCCAGCTGTTCCGCTCGTTTTTCCAACAAAGGATGCGTTGCCTGCGGATTATTTGTTAAAACTCTGAGTGCATTTCGGAGAGTTTTTCGTCGCTGGTTGAATCCGGCTTTCACCACGGCAATAAAGAGCTTTTCATCGCAGTCGAGCTTTGCTACTTTGTTGCGTTTCAGTCGGATTACCCCTGATTTTACTTTGGGAGGCGGATCGAAGACATGCTCCGATACGGTAAACAGGTATTCTATATCGTAATATGCCTGAAGGAAAACGCTCAATATACCGTAACTCTTGTTGCCCGGAGGCGATGCAAGGCGCTCAGCTACTTCTTTCTGCAACATGCCGGCAATCACCGGTATGCGATCTTTGTATTCAAGTGCCTTGAAAAATATCTGGCTCGAAATGTTGTAGGGAAAATTACCGATGATACAGAATGGTTCCCCACCAAAAAGCGAGTCTATGTCATAATTCAGAAAATCGCCTTCGATTAAAGATAGCTGCGGGAAATGTTCTTGTAAGTAAACAACAGATTCTGAGTCTATTTCAATAGCGGTGAGCTGCATCAGAGGATTCTGAAGCAAAAACTGGGTAAGAACACCGGTACCAGGGCCTATTTCAAGAACATTGGTCGGATTCTCCGGGGATATACTGGAGGCAATGCGTTGGGCAATAGATAAATCCTTAAGGAAGTGTTGGCCCAAATGTTTTTTTGCTTTTACGTAATTCATGAGGAGCTGCTCCGTGTTAATAAATTAGACTAAAACCGGCAGAAAAGCGTATATTTGCACACAGTTTCTGGTATGCAAATTTACCCATAAATGATTAGATAACCTAAAGTTGTGCTAAAAAAGCAAAACGACAATCAAAAGTTTAGAGATGAGGAAAATAGCCATAACGATTCGTAAGTATATCATTCACTTTATTGACTTCTTTTATATAAAACCTATTCGG harbors:
- the sprA gene encoding cell surface protein SprA translates to MIKKILLFIFTLCFIAISALPVAGLQQSGQKTESSVSRDHNNENGKDSSLLFPVKPTSAIGVADMDNRRPMDLKDPDNVKSTVVYDPVTGLYLVYTKVGSMDIATPISMTPQEYQDYTLRTSMQSYWRQRNDSVQKTEDSKFALTDMKFSLGPADKLFGPGGVQVKMQGSAELGFGVRAHTIDNPIYPYRMRRPSPSFDFNEKIQLNVNGKVGDKVNLNLNYNTESSFDFDQKMIKLGYTGKEDEIVKKIEAGNVSLPLNSSLITGSSALFGIKTELQFGKLNVVAVASQQQSQTKTVSSKGGVQTTKFNIAADKYDANRHFFLSQYFRNNFDKWMNNLPYVTSGITINRIEVWVTNKRSDFTQARNIVAFSDLGETTNLSNPHWTTSGTKYPSNSTNTLYGEVTALSGIRDIQNSNTILDATYGSMGIVGSRDYEKIESARKLDASEYTINKSLGYVSLRNALNADEVLAVAYEYTAGGKTYQVGEFSSDPIEAPKALMVKLIKNTNLSPAVPLWKLMMKNVYNVGASQMQKEKFKLNVMYESDSTGINVSYINEGIIKGQQLTRVLNLDNLDSKNEAHPDGNFDYVEGYTAVSDGGRIIFPVVEPFGSYLATKIGNPVIAKKYVYQELYDSTLTTAQQYSSKNKFRLVGEYKGTSGSQIQLNAMNIPRGSVVVTAGGKTLVENQDYTVDYMMGTVDIINQSILASGTNVNVKLENQSMFDLQRKTLIGTHLEYAFSKDFSIGGTIMHLSELPLTQKVAYGSDPISNTIWGLNTSYRTESLWLTNLLNKIPLLNLTKPSYLSVNAEFAQLIAGHPNSVSKKGEVFIDDFEGTKTDIELAYPYNWFLASTPLDLSSSALFPEATLNNNVNYGKNRAMMSWFVVDQTVFSGNSSLTPDYIRNNKDLQSNNLTRQVLEQEIFPNRESLYGTTSYLPVLNISYYPTERGPYNVDVMPTSYSKGIDANGKLKDPKSRWGGIMRKLETTDFESSNIEYIDFWMMDPFVNDTLSKSTGGDLYFNLGDLSEDILKDGKKFFENGLSALGDTTNTTRTVWGRVPTLQSTVLAFDNSSSARQYQDVGLDGLTTTSEFSFPTYKNYVDQLKTVVSAATLRQWQNDPFSPINDPAGDNYRSYRNPAYNASQTTVLNRYKHYNGTEGNSTDDGTTTNYSSAATSLPDVEDLNQDNTLNQYENYYQYKVSLRRGDLQVGSNYLVDKITPTVTLKNGKQTKVSWFHFKIPIRDYQKKIGSISDFKSIRFMRMFLKNFEDSTFLRFGTLNLVKGDWRTYTQKLYTSGSTPAVSGDLDVGAVNIEEDANRVPVNYVLPPGVTRQVDPSQPQIRQENEQSVTLKVNNLATNDARAIYKNTNFDMRQYKRIHMFAHAQKVSDDNSNLKDYELTAFIRLGSDFTNNYYEYEIPLKLTDAGHYQQSSDKDRATVWPSDNEFDIALKVLTNLKKQRNAERGTNAGITLTTPYSYYDPSNPKNKVTVLGNPSLADVQSVMIGIRNNSRAVKNGEVWFDEFSLNDFEEGGGWAGTANASVALSDLGMINASGKFVTAGFGSIEQNILGRSLDNEYQYNISTTVQLGKFFPEKAKVNIPVFFSTSNEIIRPKYNPLDGDILLSDALKSAISKAQRDSILSFAQTRHTTTSFNITNARVDIRSKTPQLYDPANFSFSYAYNHSSDKSPDVIYSYSNDYRGAFSYIYNTMPKPWEPFKNVKALRSPLLKLISEFNINLIPSQIAYNTSITRTYSQTQTRDYDVINAGGVQDKRDLLTFSRDFLWDRRFDVKLDLTRGLSFTFSSSTNSRIDEPYVPVDKNLFPDEYKVWKDSIKHSLANLGRPLLYQQMFTANYTLPINKLPYLDFTTARIQYTANYDWQTGVTTASKLNVGNTISSTAQTQSDAQFNFEMLYNKIKFLSDINKKFSSNNRAQQFRPRSFRQNITIEKDKPLKLTHRLNSTKFTITAMDSLGKPVNLKYKLVDANTIEIAPLTKRVNASVNISTQNPNDAGVSRQLVDYAVRTLMMIRRGSISYRYSQNLTLPGFAGTSKWFGQSTLMGSTAPGVDFSLGFFDKSFVSKALDRGWLISNDTVINPATFATTKDFEARLNLEPLPGLKIDLAQKWFQAGQTSMEFMYKGMPTTYTGSFHMSYIAIGTFFKSSGNATNGFSSEIYRKFKSNRAEVARLIEQKYAGQRYPNSGFMEGNVLAGATYDSKNGSVNPNSADVLIPAFLAAYGGHSVSGNKLGLFPSLLQSLPNWRISFDGLSTIPIVAKYLKSLTLNHAYNCDYTIAAYTSYSNWASNGSMGFIKDVTTGNPIPSSQYNIGSVTLTEAFMPLIGVDAALKNSLSTRLMYNTQRNLSLNITSAQIMEILSKEWVVGFGYMIKDFNLILKMKNKQSKVKNDLTLRCDFSVRDTKSLMRNIESDNVQPTDGGTTTTIKVSGDYVFSSMINIKLYYDRNMSNPLISTSYPMSTTNFGVTFKFLLTR
- the ruvA gene encoding Holliday junction branch migration protein RuvA; this translates as MIDYIKGKITELTPTSATVETGGIGYLTHISLTTYSSLENKDSAQIYVYEAIREDAHLLFGFFTKEEREMFLLLISVSGIGANTARMILSSLSIAELQQHIAQDNVTAIKSIKGIGLKTAQRVIIDLKDKIGRIAGEAKTTGTESYSSVKQEAAQALMMLGFQQAPISKALEKIFAGSPSLTIEQAIKQALKLL
- the corA gene encoding magnesium/cobalt transporter CorA; translated protein: MSELRLFYHENGRLKMSKDIDTLKTIPLSNFIWIDLNDVAEEVEDQLEDFLKIYIQEEEEIEEIEISSRYIETADTIVANSKFLLDNYTQEAVSFILKNNILVSVRSANLKSFNETVKKLFANSKSYTNGYQVIAAILETRVEIDADMIEDTTQEITALSNTLKSDSDAEEDVLIAIKNLQEKTMSIREAIIDKQRVVSNMLKSNIFPADLKPKLTIIIKDINSLFEYTRFNFDRLDFLQDTFMGLVNTQQNQIIKIFTILTVIFMPPTLIASIYGMNFAHLPGSQMTYGFWGCIFLMVITVVVILFYFRWKKWL
- the rsmA gene encoding 16S rRNA (adenine(1518)-N(6)/adenine(1519)-N(6))-dimethyltransferase RsmA, whose protein sequence is MNYVKAKKHLGQHFLKDLSIAQRIASSISPENPTNVLEIGPGTGVLTQFLLQNPLMQLTAIEIDSESVVYLQEHFPQLSLIEGDFLNYDIDSLFGGEPFCIIGNFPYNISSQIFFKALEYKDRIPVIAGMLQKEVAERLASPPGNKSYGILSVFLQAYYDIEYLFTVSEHVFDPPPKVKSGVIRLKRNKVAKLDCDEKLFIAVVKAGFNQRRKTLRNALRVLTNNPQATHPLLEKRAEQLDVASFVELTNWVASTKQ